The genomic region AATCCACACGAGTCTTATCCTCTCCAAGCTGGTTTCCGGTTATCATGGCACCAGTCTCACTATGAATAATTGCGCTAAGAATGTGACACGCAGTATGATACTGCATGAAACGGTATCTTCTGTCCCAGTCAATTATTCCCTTTACCTTATCTCCAGCTTTAAGTCCTGGATTTGAAACCTCATGGCTGATATCTGTTCCAAATTTACCGGCAAAGATTACAGGAAATTCAGTTCCATCTTTCCTGACAAGTTTTCCTGTATCATTCGGCTGTCCGCCGGATTTAGGATAAAATGCAGTCTTATCCAGAACCACAAATTTGTCATCCTTTACACTTTCAACAGTTGCATCAAACTCTTTCAGGTAACAATCAGTAAGGTATAGTTCTTCCATGGATGCATTAAAAGCAACTAATCAAAATTAATTTTTTGCTTTTTCTTTCGGATTACAAAAAAATCATATACTAGCCGCACCCTAAAAATATTAACAAATGCCGGATGAGAATAAAGACAAAATATCTCTGTATCCTCTTCTCATGGTGAATTTTATTGGTACCATGGGGGTAAGTCTAGTTCTTCCCTTCCTTATTTTTCTGGTTGAAAGATTTGGAGGTAATGCTCTGGTATATGGCCTTCTTTCTTCAATGTATCCGTTTTTTCAATTGATAGGTTCGCCTCTTCTTGGTAAATGGTCTGATATTTACGGCAGGAAAAAAGTTCTGTTTGTCAGCCAGGCGGGAACCCTGTTCTCGTGGATATTGTTTTTCATTGCACTTTTTGTGCCGGTAATAATACTGACTAACGTTGACTCGGATCTTCTTGGAAAATTCATGATTACCATACCTCTGCTTATACTCTTTTTTGCAAGAGGTCTGGATGGTCTGACCGGTGGCAACGTTTCCGTGTCAAACGCCTATATTGCCGATATCAGTACTGATAGCGACCGCAGCAGTAATTTCGGCAAACTGTCGGTTTCTACAAATCTTGGTTTTATTCTGGGTCCGGCGCTTGCAGGTCTTTTGAGCGTGACGATATATGGTGAAGCTCTCCCGGTTATGGCTGCAATTTTAATAGCTCTTGCAGGACTGATAATGATAGCGCTGTATATTCCGGAAACACGTAGCAATATGCAGGATACAAACAACAGTAATGTAACTTTCAATCCTGAATCAATTGGTGGGAATAATGTAAGTGAAAATCATAAACAAGGCATCAGGGATGTCTGGAAAATGCAGTCTCTACGCTTGATGTTCATAATTTATTTCCTGCTCTTTCTGGGCTTCAATACCTTTTATACTGCATTCCCTGTCCATGCGGCAAATTATCTTCAATGGAGTATTGCAGAGCTGGGTTTCTTTTTTTCATTCCTGAGTATCGTGCTTGTAATTGTTGAAGGGCCTGTTCTTTCATATGTGTCAAAAAGAGCAAGAGATTCCACTATGATATTCGGGGGTAGTTTTATTCTCGGCCTGAACTTTGTGGTACTGCTATTGGGAAATACCTTCTTCACCTATGTGGCAGCAGTATTACTGGCTCTGGGTAACGGCTTGATGTGGCCTTCCATACAATCAATGCTTGCAAGACTAGCAGGAAAAGATAATCAGGGACTGGTACAGGGAGTTTCAGGCAGTGTAATGAGCTTTGCCGGTATTTTCGGTCTGATAGGTGGAGGTTTTATTTACGAACTTGTAGGAATATGGTCTTTCCTTCTGACGGCAGCCATAATTGCCTGTGTAGTAATTCTGTCCACGCGCCTGCGTTCATTTGATGCACCTGCTATTCAGGAGTAAAATCTTAGAAGAAAAAATAACCTGGAAAAGAATCCAGTATTCATCTGAGCATGTATTTCACATCATAACTGCTGGCAGGATATGCATACATTGCTTCTCTGACATCTGAAAGTGTAAGTCCTGCTTTAATTGCCAGTGTAAAGATATTAATGACATCATCTGCCGCAGGTCCGATAAGATGTGCGCCAACTATCTTTTCCGTATCCTTCTCAATAATTACTTTGGAATAAGAGTATCCCAGATTTGTCCTTCTTGCAGAATAGAATTTGCTGAGATCGCTGGAGAGTACTTTATGTTTTTCTGTGAGATTCTTCTGTGACAACCCAACTGCTGCAAGAGTTGGAATTGTAAAAACGGCAGATGCAATGCCTGTATAGTCTGCTGTATGTTTGTTGCCGTCTATTATGTTAGAAGCAACCACATTTGCCTGAAGACTTGCAGTAGGGGTCAGCGCAGGTCCGGGTAGAATACAATCTCCTGCAGCATAAACTGCTGGATTTGAAATACTCTGCAGGTACTCATTCACTGCAATTGCACCATGTTCAAGTTTCACGCCGCCTTTTTCAGTTTCAAGTCCTTCAATGTCAGGAACCCGTCCAAGGCCATGGACCACCATGTCGCATTTGTGAGTGACTTCTTTTTTGGATTTTTTATCAAAGGTGACCAGTTCCAGTTTGGAATTAATATCGTTTGATTCAGTATTTTCAATATTTTTAGTATTTTTAATATTTTCAGTTTTGTTTAGATGTTTTCTGATCTCCCTGAGTTCCTGTCCGGTTATTACTTTAATACCAACTTTTTCTGATGCATCCACCAATATGTTGACAAGATCCTGATCGAAGTTCTTGAGCAGATTTTCTCCTCTGTGAAGTATAGTTACATCTGCCCCTGCTCTTGCAGCTATGTGTGCAAATTCAAATGAAATATATCCTCCTCCGGCAAAGATTATTTTTTCAGACAAAGATTCCAGGTCAAGAAACTCATCACTTGTGGTCAGGTATTCTGCACCGGTAATGTCTATTTTTCTTGAGGTTGCACCGACTGCCAGCAATATATACTTTGCAGACAGGAGTTTTTCACCCACAAGTAAGGTATTGTGGTCATGGAAGCTTACCGTGCCATGATATGTATCAATACCTGCCTTTTTGAAAGCTGCTTCTTTAGGAGCGGTATATGAATGGACAAGCTCATCCTTGAAACGGATTATGTCACTCCACTGAAGTTTAGGGTTACAGTTAACACCTTTATCGTGCATGCGTCTTCCACTGTCTACGATTTCGGCTGCGCCGCTGAGTATCTTCTTTGGAATACATCCGTGAAAAGCACATATGCCGCCAAAGCCTGCTTTATCTGCAATGGCAACTTTCATCCCTGCCGTCTTAAGTTTGTATGCGAGTGAAGAGCCTGCAACTCCGGTACCAACTATAAAAGCATCGTAATCCATGTCCATTATCATGACTCCAGTAACTAGTCTAATTAAAATATACTTACTTAAGATTATAATTTTTCTTTCAAAAAACAGCAATTAAGATTCAGGAATCTTCATCGTACTTTATTGTAATTATACTGTCCACAGAAACATGGGAATACCGGTCTTTAGTTATCTCAAGGGTAAGGACTCCGTCACTACATGCTTTAACATTTCCACGGAATGTGAGAATGCCGCCACAATATACTATGACATCTTTCCCAAGTAAATGTTCGACAATAAAAGGTTGAATTTTTGATTTGTCTTCCATCTGGTTTCTCTCCCTGTTCTCTTACATTTACAAATTATATTGACACGGTTAATATAAGTATTGATTACTGTTTTTTATATATAATATGCCTGAAACTTCCCCTTCCAAAAGAAAGAAATAGTTCCCAAAGAATAAATAGTGCGACTTCTATCTACCTAGCAAAGCGGAGTATACCTATGGCTGATAAAAGAAAAAAGAGAGGTTTTTTTGACGATATCTTTAACGAAGGCAGTTTTACCGATATAGAAGACATCATCGATCAGATGATGGAAAAGTTCGGTCTTAACTTCGAAGATTTTGAAAAGCAGCCCTTCTTCTATGGTTTTTCAGTATCCCGTCATCCTGGTGAGGAGCCTGAGATCAGGGAATTTGGAAACATCTTCTCAGATGATGAAGATGAGGACGATGATGAAGAATCCATTATTCAGCAGTTTAAGGTAAATGAAAGAAAGCCACTCATGGACGTATTTGAGATAGACGATAAAGTACATGTCATGATTGAGCTTCAGGATGTTAGAAAAGAGGATATCAATCTTAATGTTACTGAAACATCACTTGAGATCAGTGCGGAAAACGAAGATGTGGTGTATGAAGAAAGTATAGATCTTCCTTCAAGTGTTGATCCTGACTCTGCAAAAGCAAGATATCATAATGGTGTCCTTGAAGTAATAATGGAAATGAAAGAACTGGGCATTTCCCGCTCTGTGCATATTGATTAAAGCTATCTGGCTTTATCTCTTTTTTTGTAATCGTTGACCACAATGTATTTATGAGCTACGCGTGTACACTAGTTAGTCTGCTGAAATATAATAAATGGGATGTAAATGTCTGCGAGTTCAGAAAACATAAATGACTCGGTTCTGCCGTTATTGTTGCAGAATACCGATCAGGATCTGTTCACCAGATTAAATATTGGGGTAATCTATCTGGATGAGCATAACAGGGTGCTTTGTTCCAACAAAGTGCTGAGTGACCTTACGGGTTTCACGGCAGAAGATATTTTAAGTCCGGAACATACTGAGCCAGACTTTAGCTCCAGGGAAGATTATGCTTCTCTCCGTGATTTCTTTTTATCATCTCAACCTTTGGGCAAAAACGGAAAGTCACGCAAATTCAGACTGGCAGATAAACATGGAAATCTCAAATGTTTGATGTGTGACGTATTTTCGTTCCCTGATAAATGTAAAAGCAAATGTGGAAAAATTTGCATTATACGAGCCGATGCATCACAGTATACTTATGAAAATGATTATTCATTCGATGAAGACAAAATTGAAAATATGTATCTCAGGGAGAAAGTGCTTTCAAAACTCGGAGAAAAAGCTCTCTCATGCAATAATATCAACATATTAATGGATTATGCATTAAAAACAGCAGCACAAGCCCTGAATGTAAAATTCTCTCTTATTATGGAACTACTGCAGGATGGAAAATTCCTGATGAGGTATGGATACGGTTTTAGCGAGTGGTGTGTGGGTTCCGCACTCGTGGATAAAGATCTGGGCTCTCCTTCAGGATATACGGCTTTAATCGGAAAACCACTTGTAGTAGATGATATGCGAACAGAGGACAGGTTCTTCATTCCTCGTTTTCTTCATGAACACAATATTGTGAGCAGTGTCACTGTTATTATCGGCGACAGGAGTTATATGTATGGTGTGATGTGCATCCACACTGATAAACAACGGAAATTCACTGAACATGATGTAAACTTCCTGCAATCTGTTGCTAATATCCTTGCTGAAAAAATCAAACTCAGGGATTCTTTTAAGTCGCTGGAACTTTACAGGAATCTGATAAACCAGTCCAGTGATTACATAATGGTGCTCAATGCTGTCACAAAGAAGTTCATTTATGTTAGTGACAAAGTATTTCAGGACCTTGGTTTCACGGAAGCTGAGATGCTAGATCAGGATATCTTTGATCCAGGTTGCTTTATAAATGGGCATGATATGCATGAACTTATCGGTAACGTGGCTGAGGATGGCGATCTTGTAGTTGAATTTGAATTATTGGCAAAGAATGGCTTGCTAATTCCTGTCGAGATAAGCTTCTCGTTTGTTGAAGATGAAGGTATTGCTTATATTGTGCT from Methanolobus tindarius DSM 2278 harbors:
- a CDS encoding MM0924 family protein, giving the protein MEDKSKIQPFIVEHLLGKDVIVYCGGILTFRGNVKACSDGVLTLEITKDRYSHVSVDSIITIKYDEDS
- a CDS encoding GAF domain-containing sensor histidine kinase translates to MSASSENINDSVLPLLLQNTDQDLFTRLNIGVIYLDEHNRVLCSNKVLSDLTGFTAEDILSPEHTEPDFSSREDYASLRDFFLSSQPLGKNGKSRKFRLADKHGNLKCLMCDVFSFPDKCKSKCGKICIIRADASQYTYENDYSFDEDKIENMYLREKVLSKLGEKALSCNNINILMDYALKTAAQALNVKFSLIMELLQDGKFLMRYGYGFSEWCVGSALVDKDLGSPSGYTALIGKPLVVDDMRTEDRFFIPRFLHEHNIVSSVTVIIGDRSYMYGVMCIHTDKQRKFTEHDVNFLQSVANILAEKIKLRDSFKSLELYRNLINQSSDYIMVLNAVTKKFIYVSDKVFQDLGFTEAEMLDQDIFDPGCFINGHDMHELIGNVAEDGDLVVEFELLAKNGLLIPVEISFSFVEDEGIAYIVLIGRDISERRILEHAIKERAKQLEYSNEIKNMFADVTSHDLIGSISLIEGFAAYLEELETDDEKKHLLGHVVSSTAKLKKTIDSAAVFAKLNCASDMSIEELDLRLLYYSALERLLSKVSEKAINVEFDCPRQCDAHINPIIEEVFYNLLSNAIKYSPDSGTINVAIKQEVSKWKVSISDEGPGISDEDKIKIFDRFRRADTSHKSGHGLGLAISRMALKCHGEDIHVEDNCTGVGTTFWFTVTVAGMSES
- the alaXM gene encoding alanyl-tRNA editing protein AlaXM, whose protein sequence is MEELYLTDCYLKEFDATVESVKDDKFVVLDKTAFYPKSGGQPNDTGKLVRKDGTEFPVIFAGKFGTDISHEVSNPGLKAGDKVKGIIDWDRRYRFMQYHTACHILSAIIHSETGAMITGNQLGEDKTRVDFNLEDFDREQIASYESKVNEIIDRNIPVSIDIMPREEAFSIPSVVKLKDAFPPEIEEIRIISIPDVDVQACGGTHIANTGDIPHISIIKAENKGKNNRRVYFKFADE
- a CDS encoding Hsp20/alpha crystallin family protein, with the protein product MADKRKKRGFFDDIFNEGSFTDIEDIIDQMMEKFGLNFEDFEKQPFFYGFSVSRHPGEEPEIREFGNIFSDDEDEDDDEESIIQQFKVNERKPLMDVFEIDDKVHVMIELQDVRKEDINLNVTETSLEISAENEDVVYEESIDLPSSVDPDSAKARYHNGVLEVIMEMKELGISRSVHID
- a CDS encoding dihydrolipoyl dehydrogenase family protein, whose product is MIMDMDYDAFIVGTGVAGSSLAYKLKTAGMKVAIADKAGFGGICAFHGCIPKKILSGAAEIVDSGRRMHDKGVNCNPKLQWSDIIRFKDELVHSYTAPKEAAFKKAGIDTYHGTVSFHDHNTLLVGEKLLSAKYILLAVGATSRKIDITGAEYLTTSDEFLDLESLSEKIIFAGGGYISFEFAHIAARAGADVTILHRGENLLKNFDQDLVNILVDASEKVGIKVITGQELREIRKHLNKTENIKNTKNIENTESNDINSKLELVTFDKKSKKEVTHKCDMVVHGLGRVPDIEGLETEKGGVKLEHGAIAVNEYLQSISNPAVYAAGDCILPGPALTPTASLQANVVASNIIDGNKHTADYTGIASAVFTIPTLAAVGLSQKNLTEKHKVLSSDLSKFYSARRTNLGYSYSKVIIEKDTEKIVGAHLIGPAADDVINIFTLAIKAGLTLSDVREAMYAYPASSYDVKYMLR
- a CDS encoding MFS transporter, translated to MPDENKDKISLYPLLMVNFIGTMGVSLVLPFLIFLVERFGGNALVYGLLSSMYPFFQLIGSPLLGKWSDIYGRKKVLFVSQAGTLFSWILFFIALFVPVIILTNVDSDLLGKFMITIPLLILFFARGLDGLTGGNVSVSNAYIADISTDSDRSSNFGKLSVSTNLGFILGPALAGLLSVTIYGEALPVMAAILIALAGLIMIALYIPETRSNMQDTNNSNVTFNPESIGGNNVSENHKQGIRDVWKMQSLRLMFIIYFLLFLGFNTFYTAFPVHAANYLQWSIAELGFFFSFLSIVLVIVEGPVLSYVSKRARDSTMIFGGSFILGLNFVVLLLGNTFFTYVAAVLLALGNGLMWPSIQSMLARLAGKDNQGLVQGVSGSVMSFAGIFGLIGGGFIYELVGIWSFLLTAAIIACVVILSTRLRSFDAPAIQE